In Populus nigra chromosome 10, ddPopNigr1.1, whole genome shotgun sequence, the following proteins share a genomic window:
- the LOC133704326 gene encoding putative pentatricopeptide repeat-containing protein At3g16890, mitochondrial yields the protein MRGLSLASRASSPALNNLSKSQKSCNQPKLTTQKHPSKSNTDRFQRQTNHTEASLTGNNTLSSLNSQLTKPNLLSVPKGHVSHNRDTRSVDRHYISRILSRNDWFLLLNHEFKAKRINLNTQFVVSVLQNQENPIYPLRFYIWVSNVDPLFIRNQAVKGVLANAFYRKGPVVLSVDLLKDIRNSGFRVDEDLLCVLIGSWGRLGLAKYCEEIFGQISFLGITPSTRLYNAVIDALVKSNSLDLAYLKFQQMSADNCKPDRFTYNMLIHGVCKIGVVDEALRLVKQMEGFGYSANVYTYTNLINGFCNAKRVDEAFRVFETMKLRNVNPNEATIRSLVHGVFRCVAPREAFELVIDFIEKEPVLGRLACDTLLCCLSEKCMPREAGALLRKLGERGYLPDSSTFNITMTCLLKGLDVNETCGILDKFIARGAKLGFSFYLALIETLYKAGRGMEGDRYLNQMVKDRLVSDVFSYNMLIDCFCKANVMNKAVMVFKVMQDRGVSPNLVTFNTLISGHCKDGEVRKARELLQMLLELGLKPDIFTFSSIIDCLCRAQQFDDALGCFSEMVEWGISPNAVTYNILIRSLCLIGDVGRSMKLLKDMRKDGISPDIFSFNALIQSFCRMGKVEKAEKMFVSMSTLGLIPDNYTYGALVRALFESGRCDEAKKMFFSMELNGCVPDSFTCNLISENLVKQGDFEELQNIAKICSERGISLKSIPAV from the coding sequence TCAAAAATCATGCAATCAGCCAAAACTCACCACACAAAAGCACCCCTCAAAGTCCAATACTGATCGATTTCAAAGGCAAACCAACCACACTGAAGCTTCTTTAACAGGTAATAATACTCTTTCTTCACTAAACTCTCAACTTACAAAACCCAACTTATTATCAGTCCCAAAAGGTCATGTTTCACATAACAGAGATACCAGGTCAGTTGATCGTCATTATATTTCTAGAATTCTGTCAAGAAATGACTGGTTTTTACTGCTAAACCACGAGTTTAAGGCAAAGAGGATTAATTTGAATACCCAGTTTGTAGTTAGTGttttgcaaaatcaagaaaatccaATATACCCGTTGAGATTTTATATCTGGGTTTCGAATGTTGACCCGTTATTTATTAGGAATCAGGCTGTTAAGGGTGTTTTAGCTAATGCGTTTTATCGAAAAGGTCCTGTTGTATTGTCTGTTGATTTGCTTAAAGATATTAGAAACTCAGGTTTTCGAGTTGACGAAGATTTGCTTTGCGTTTTGATTGGTAGTTGGGGAAGGTTAGGATTGGCAAAGTATTGTGAGGAAATATTTGGACAAATATCTTTTTTGGGTATTACTCCTAGTACAAGGTTGTATAATGCTGTTATTGATGCATTGGTGAAATCAAACTCTCTTGACCTTGCCTATTTGAAGTTTCAACAGATGTCAGCGGATAATTGTAAACCTGACAGGTTTACTTATAACATGCTTATTCATGGAGTTTGTAAAATTGGTGTGGTGGATGAGGCACTTCGGTTGGTTAAGCAGATGGAAGGTTTTGGATATTCAGCTAATGTTTATACATACACTAACTTAATAAATGGGTTTTGCAATGCAAAGAGGGTTGATGAAGCATTCAGGGTTTTTGAAACAATGAAGCTTCGGAATGTCAATCCTAATGAAGCCACTATCAGATCATTGGTTCATGGGGTGTTTCGTTGTGTGGCTCCACGTGAGGCGTTTGAACTGGTGATAGATTTTATTGAGAAGGAGCCTGTTTTGGGGAGATTGGCTTGTGATACTTTACTCTGTTGCCTGTCAGAGAAGTGTATGCCAAGAGAGGCAGGTGCATTATTGAGGAAACTTGGGGAGAGAGGTTATTTGCCTGACAGTTCGACATTTAACATCACAATGACTTGTTTGTTAAAGGGTTTGGATGTCAACGAGACATGTGGGATATTGGATAAATTTATTGCGCGGGGTGCGAAGTTGGGGTTTAGCTTTTATCTTGCATTAATTGAAACTCTGTATAAAGCAGGAAGAGGTATGGAGGGAGATCGGTATTTGAATCAAATGGTCAAGGACAGACTTGTGTCTGATGTCTTTTCATATAACATGCTAATTGATTGCTTCTGCAAAGCCAATGTGATGAACAAGGCAGTAATGGTTTTCAAAGTGATGCAAGATAGAGGTGTTTCTCCCAACCTTGTTACTTTCAATACCCTTATTAGTGGCCACTGCAAAGATGGAGAGGTGCGTAAAGCACGTGAACTGTTGCAGATGCTTTTAGAACTTGGATTGAAGCCAGATATTTTCACTTTTAGTTCAATAATTGACTGTCTTTGTCGAGCACAACAGTTTGATGATGCTTTAGGTTGTTTCAGTGAAATGGTGGAATGGGGTATCTCTCCTAATGCTGTCACGTACAATATATTGATTCGTTCTCTGTGTCTTATAGGAGATGTTGGTAGATCAATGAAACTCTTAAAAGACATGCGAAAGGATGGAATAAGCCCTGATATTTTCTCCTTCAATGCTCTCATTCAAAGTTTTTGTAGGATGGGAAAAGTTGAGAAAGCAGAGAAGATGTTTGTTTCCATGTCTACCTTGGGTTTGATTCCCGACAACTATACTTATGGTGCTCTTGTTAGGGCATTGTTTGAATCAGGGAGATGTGATGAAGCTAAGAAGATGTTTTTTTCAATGGAATTGAATGGCTGTGTTCCTGATTCCTTCACGTGCAATTTGATTTCAGAAAATCTGGTTAAGCAAGGCGATTTTGAAGAGCTTCAAAATATAGCAAAAATATGTTCTGAGAGAGGAATTTCTCTAAAATCCATTCCTGCAGTATAG